A segment of the Actinomyces sp. oral taxon 171 str. F0337 genome:
CGTCATCGACACCACCATCGACCGCGAGATGTACACGCGCGACTACGCCGACGTCTTCGCCGGTGACGAGCGCTGGCAGGGCCTGGACACTCCCGAGGGGGACACCTTCGCCTGGGATGAGGAGTCCACCTACGTGCGCAAGGCCCCCTTCTTCGAGGGGCTGACCATGGAGCTCACCCCGGTCACCGACATCGAGGACGCCCGGGTGCTCGCCCTGCTGGGAGACTCGGTGACCACCGACCACATCTCCCCGGCCGGTGCCATCAAGGCCGACTCCCCGGCCGGGCGCTACCTGGCCGAGCATGGCGTGGCCCGCGCGGACTTCAACTCCTACGGCTCGCGCCGCGGCAACCACGAGGTCATGATCCGCGGCACCTTCGCCAACATCCGCCTGCGCAACCGGCTGCTCGACGGCGTCGAGGGCGGCTACACCCGCAACTTCCTCACCGGCGAGCAGGAGTCGATCTTCGACGCCTCCCAGGCCTACCAGGCCGCCGGAATCCCGCTGGTGGTCCTGGGCGGCAAGGAGTACGGCTCGGGATCCTCACGCGACTGGGCCGCCAAGGGCACGGCCCTGCTGGGCGTCAAGGCCGTCATCGCCGAGTCCTTCGAGCGCATCCACCGCTCCAACCTCATCGGCATGGGCGTGGTGCCCCTCCAGTTCCCGGCCGGCCAGAGCGCCGAGTCGCTCGGTCTGGACGGTACCGAGATCTTCTCCGTCACGGGCCTGACGGCGCTCAATGAGGGCACCACCCCGCGCACCGTCGCGGTCAAGGCGCAGAGGGCCGACGGCTCGGAGACCTCCTTCGACGCCGTCGTGCGCATCGACACCCCCGGCGAGGCCGACTACTTCCGCCACGGCGGCATCCTGCAGTACGTGCTGCGCCAGCTCGCCAGCTCCTGAGCGGGGCGACGGGACTACTTGGTCTCGTTGGGATGAGCGGTGTGAACCTGCTCCAGGTAGACGGTATTGCCATCGATATAGAACCAGATGCGGGCAGTACCCTTGGCAGTAGGTTTGTGCTGCCATCGCTGAAAAGTGCGACCACCTCGGGTTACCGCACGTAGCGACCCCTCGAGCGGGTAATTGGTCGGGGTCATCGCGAGAGGTGAGTGAGTCAGGAAGTCCCAGGTGTCGCTCATGGGATTCCTCATGGTGGCTACCAGGTCACGCCACCCTTTCTCGGACTGTTTCGTGGCGAACTTCACCAGGAACTCCGACTTCTTCGTCGGCCGTGGAACGAGGCTCTCCTTGGACATGGTCAGGGTCGGTTGACGACTGCTTCGTCATCGTCGTCGAGCCACTCGACCGGATGTGGGCTCAGACCTGCAGCGATTGCCGCGGCTGTCTCACGCCAGCTGGTCAACTTGGCGATCGCCAGGTGCGGCTGGAGTGTTGAGAAGGAGGCTCGCGCTGCGTCGATGAGGTCGCGGGCGCACTGTTCTTGATCCTGAGGCGTCAGTGCATACATCCACGGGTATCGGCTGGCCATCCGATCAGTGAGTGGGCCATCCTCAAGGGACACCGTGATGAGGGTGGCGGCGATGTTCAAGAGCTCATTTCGAGCATCTGCCTCGCGCTGAGACATGAGGACAAGGGATTCCCCATCGCGGCGGGTCACAGTGACGGGGTGGTTCTCCGCCTCGGCGAAGACCTCAGCTGAATGCTTGCTCAGGTCGGATGAGCGGCGCACAGCTAGTGGGGAATCAACGGTGAGTGCCATACGAACATGCTATTCGGATCGTGTTCGGAAGTCCAGTGGTCGATTCCACTGTGTTGGTCGGCCGCCGTCCACGGGGGCTTTGCCATGGCCGCACCCATTGACGTGAGTTTCGACACGCTCGTCGACTTGCTGGACGCCGCCCTGGTTGCTCTCGGCGAGCAGTAGGGCTGCCAGGTATCAGTGAGGACGAAAGGATAAGTCGCCCCAATGACCGGTTGGGAGGGGAGAGCTGCGTGAGGCCTTCCCGGCTGCTGTCGGTGATCCGCTGAGACCTTGGGCAGTCGCCCCGGAATAGCGGCCCTGCGCTTCCCGTTGCCCTGGCGTTCAGATCATGCCGAGCGGCGACCGCCGAAGGAGATGCGCACTCATGTCCCAGCCCACCGTCAACAGTGACGCGACCAACCAGACAGACGTCCCGGTCGAGGAGGTCGACCTTCTCGTCGTCGGAGGCGGCAAGGCAGGCAAGTCCCTGGCGATGCTGCGCGCCAAGGCCGGAGACAAGGTCGTCATGGTGGAGCGGGACAAGGTGGGCGGCACCTGCATCAACGTCGCCTGCATCCCCACCAAGACCCTCATCTCCGCCGCCCGCGTCCTTCGTGAGGTCCAGGGCTCACAGGCCTACGGCGTCACCCTGCCCGAACAGGACGGCGGCGCCGACACCCTGTCCCAGGCCCGCATCGAGCTGGCCTCCTTCCGCGCCCGCAAGGAGGCCATCGTAGGAGGCATGGTGGCCGCTCACGAGAAGATGTTCCCCGCCTCCGGCATGGACTTCGTCAAGGGAACCGCACGTTTCGTGGGCGAGCGCACCGTCGAGATCGCCCTCAACGACGGCGGCCTGCGGCGCGTGCGCGGCGCCAAGGTCCTCATCAACACCGGCACCACGCCGTCCGTTCCCCCGATCGAGGGCCTGTCCGACGTGCGCTACTGGACCAGCGAGGACCTGCTCACCCTGCCCGAGCTTCCCAGTGGCCTCACTGTCCTGGGCGGCGGCGTCATCGGCGTCGAGATGGCCTCCCTCATGGGGCTCCTCGGAGTCCCGGTCACCATCGTCCACGCCGGGCCGCACATCCTGGACCGCGAGGACGAGGACGTCGCCGCTGAGGTGACCGCCGGCCTGAAGGCCCTGGGAGTCACGGTCCTGACCGGTGCGCCCGCCTCGAAGGTCGCCGCCGCGGCTGACGGGAACGGCGTCGTCGTCACCACCGCCGACGGTCACGAGGTGAGCGGATCCCACCTGCTCGTCGCCCTGGGACGCACCCCCGTCACCGCCGGCCTCGGCCTGGAGACCGCGGGCGTGGAGCTGACCGAGCGCGGCTTCGTGCGTGTCGACGACCACCTGCGCACTACCGCCGAGAACGTCTACGCCGCCGGTGACGTGGCCGGCACGCCCCAGTTCACCCACGCCTCCTGGAACGACTTCCGCGTCCTGCGCGACCTCTTCGCCGGCAAGGAGGCATCCACTACCGGACGCCTCATCCCCTGGGCCGTCTTCACCACGCCCGAGCTCGGGCACGTGGGCCTGACCGAGACCGAGGCCCGCGAGGCCGGCTACGAGGTACGCGTCGCCAAGACCCCGACGGCGGCCGTCCCGCGCGCCAAGACCCTGGGCCGCACCGAGGGCTTCTTCAAGGTCATCATCGACGCCCGCACCGACCTCATCCTGGGCGCCGCCATCATCGGTGCCGAGGCCAGCGAGGTCGTCACCAGCATCCAGATGGCGATGCTGGGTGGCCTGATGTGGCAGCAGGTGCGTGACGCCGTCATCACCCACCCCACCATGAGCGAGGGACTCAACATCGTCCTGGACTCCCTGGGCTGAGAGCCTGAGGCCGGGCCCCGCCTGAACGGTCTGACCGACCCGCTCAGGCGGGGCGCACCCCCAGGTTCTCGACGCGCTCGGCCCCCGGCAGTGCTGCCAGCAGTGCTCCGGGCACCAGTAGCTTGGAGTGGCGCACACCCGAGCCGATGAGCACCGTGGTCCGGTCCGCCACGGCGCCGTCGATGAAGAGCCTCCAGTCCTCTGGCAGACCGACCGGTGTGATCCCGCCGTACTCCATGCCGCTCATCTCCACTGCCCGCTCCACCGGCAGGAATGAGGCCTTACGCACGTCAATGCGCTTCTTGACGACGTGGTTGACGTCAGCGAAGTCGGTGGCGCGCACGACGCAGGCGGCGATGCGCTCCTGGCCGGTGCGCTTACCGGCCACGAGCACGCAGTTCCCGGTCGCCTCGGGGTCCAGGTCATAGTGCGCGTTGAGGGCGTCAGTGTCGGAGTGGGCCGGGTCAATGGGAACCACCTGCGCCTGACGGACCAGGTCCGCGCCCTCGGGCGAGGCCGCCTCCAGCGCCCGCAGCGCGGCGGCCACCGGCTCAGCGAGCAGATCGGTACGCTCCAGAGCCGGCTGCCAGCCGATCTCCGCGGCGAAGACCTCAGCCGGGTCGCGCAGAACACTCATTCCTCTCATCCTTTCGACGACGTCGAGCGCCTCTCGATGCGCTCCACCAGACGGGTCCTGACCCCGGGCCACTGCTGCGGGGTGATGGCGAACATGGCTGTGTCGCGCGTGCGCCCCTCCTCGCCGGGAGCCAGGGAGGGCTGCCAGGCGCGCAGGATCCCCTCGAAGGTCGCGCCCAGCGCCGCGATCGCACCGCGAGCCAGCTCGTTGCGCGCATCGGTCTTGATGTCCACGCGGTCCACGCCCCACTCCTCAAAAGCCTGTGTGAGCAGCAGGAGCTTGGCGGCCGGGTTGACGGCGGTGCCGCGAACAGCCGGCGAGAGCCAGGAGGAGCCGACCTCGACGGCGAAGAGCCGCCCGTCCGGCATCCATCGGGGTGTCAGGTAGGCGGTGTGCCCGACGACGCGGCCGGTGGCGACCTCCACCTGGGCGAACGGCGCGTAGGTACCTGTGTCCCGGCGGGCCAGGCTATGAGCCACATAGTCTTCGACCGTCTCCGGTGCCGGCACCGTGGCGAAAGGGCTGGTCGCGGCTGCCTCGGCGGCCTGCTGCAGCCCCGGCACGTGCTGGGGCTGCAGTGGCTCCAGGCGCACGATGTCGCCCTTCAGCACGCCACAGGTCAGAACGGGGGAGGGGGTGTGCGACTCGGTAGTGCTCATGCCTCAAGCATGGCAGCCGTGGCGCAGTCGCCGTCGGGACGCCTCAGTATGTGGTCTCATTGTCCCCGTGCTGCACGTCATCTTCTTCTCCCCGCGCATCCCGGGCAACACCGGGGCGGCGATCCGCCTGAGCGCCAACACCGGTGCCATGCTCCACCTCGTGGACCCCCTGTTCGACATGGATGACGCCAAGCTGCGCCGCGCCGGCCTGGACTACCACGACCTGGCCAGCACGCGCGTCCACGCTACCTGGCAGAAGTGCCTCGAGCAGATCCCCGGACGCATCTTCGCCTTCACCTCCCACACCGAGCGCCTCTACACCCAGGTCGACTGGCACGGCGACGACGCCCTCCTGTTCGGCCCCGAGCCCACCGGCCTGCCCCAGGAGATCCTCGACCACCCGCGGGTGAGCGCCCACCTGCGCATCCCCATGGTGGAGGGCAACCGCTCCCTCAACCTGGCCAACTCCGCCGCCATCGGCCTGTACGAGGCCTGGCGGTCCCTGGGCTTCGTCGGAGGAGCCTGAGCTCCTGCTTCAACCGCCTTCTCAGAGCATGCCGGCGGGGCGGATCGCCAGGTCCTCCACGACCGCGTCCATCGGGGTGTTCACGGCCAGGCGCACGGCCGCTGCCACCGACTGCGGCGCCATATGGTCCGCAGCCCGGTAGGCGGGGGTGGCCATGATCCCCTCGGTGCGCAGGCGCGCCGCATTGAAGGCGTGCAACCGCTCCTGCATAGGGGTGTCCACCCGACCCGGGTAGATCGAGGTGACCCGCACCTTGCCCGTCTCCTCCTGACGCAGCGTGTCAGCCAAGGACTTCAGCCCCGCCTTGGAGGCGGAGTAGAGGGCGTTGCCCGACCGGGGGCTCACTCCGGCGCCGGAGTTGATGAACACCGTCAGCCCACGGGCCTCTCGCAGTGCCGGCAGCAGCAGGCTCGTCAGGTACGCCGTCGCCACCAGGTTGAGGTTCAGAACCGCCCGCCAGCGCGTGGGCGTGATCTTGTCAACGGCACCGGGTGCCTCCATGCCGGCGCTGTGCACCA
Coding sequences within it:
- a CDS encoding prevent-host-death protein translates to MALTVDSPLAVRRSSDLSKHSAEVFAEAENHPVTVTRRDGESLVLMSQREADARNELLNIAATLITVSLEDGPLTDRMASRYPWMYALTPQDQEQCARDLIDAARASFSTLQPHLAIAKLTSWRETAAAIAAGLSPHPVEWLDDDDEAVVNRP
- a CDS encoding dihydrolipoyl dehydrogenase family protein, yielding MSQPTVNSDATNQTDVPVEEVDLLVVGGGKAGKSLAMLRAKAGDKVVMVERDKVGGTCINVACIPTKTLISAARVLREVQGSQAYGVTLPEQDGGADTLSQARIELASFRARKEAIVGGMVAAHEKMFPASGMDFVKGTARFVGERTVEIALNDGGLRRVRGAKVLINTGTTPSVPPIEGLSDVRYWTSEDLLTLPELPSGLTVLGGGVIGVEMASLMGLLGVPVTIVHAGPHILDREDEDVAAEVTAGLKALGVTVLTGAPASKVAAAADGNGVVVTTADGHEVSGSHLLVALGRTPVTAGLGLETAGVELTERGFVRVDDHLRTTAENVYAAGDVAGTPQFTHASWNDFRVLRDLFAGKEASTTGRLIPWAVFTTPELGHVGLTETEAREAGYEVRVAKTPTAAVPRAKTLGRTEGFFKVIIDARTDLILGAAIIGAEASEVVTSIQMAMLGGLMWQQVRDAVITHPTMSEGLNIVLDSLG
- a CDS encoding YbaK/EbsC family protein, whose protein sequence is MSVLRDPAEVFAAEIGWQPALERTDLLAEPVAAALRALEAASPEGADLVRQAQVVPIDPAHSDTDALNAHYDLDPEATGNCVLVAGKRTGQERIAACVVRATDFADVNHVVKKRIDVRKASFLPVERAVEMSGMEYGGITPVGLPEDWRLFIDGAVADRTTVLIGSGVRHSKLLVPGALLAALPGAERVENLGVRPA
- a CDS encoding GNAT family N-acetyltransferase, producing the protein MSTTESHTPSPVLTCGVLKGDIVRLEPLQPQHVPGLQQAAEAAATSPFATVPAPETVEDYVAHSLARRDTGTYAPFAQVEVATGRVVGHTAYLTPRWMPDGRLFAVEVGSSWLSPAVRGTAVNPAAKLLLLTQAFEEWGVDRVDIKTDARNELARGAIAALGATFEGILRAWQPSLAPGEEGRTRDTAMFAITPQQWPGVRTRLVERIERRSTSSKG
- a CDS encoding tRNA (cytidine(34)-2'-O)-methyltransferase is translated as MLHVIFFSPRIPGNTGAAIRLSANTGAMLHLVDPLFDMDDAKLRRAGLDYHDLASTRVHATWQKCLEQIPGRIFAFTSHTERLYTQVDWHGDDALLFGPEPTGLPQEILDHPRVSAHLRIPMVEGNRSLNLANSAAIGLYEAWRSLGFVGGA
- a CDS encoding SDR family oxidoreductase — its product is MSPQIAQVDASASKAGRRRRQGESVPFTPAHGFTRAGSGRHQRRPIALITGATSGIGLAVARDLARDHDLILLARSVNDLEELALALEEESKTAVLICPVDLTDDTALARLVSRIDIESLDVLVHSAGMEAPGAVDKITPTRWRAVLNLNLVATAYLTSLLLPALREARGLTVFINSGAGVSPRSGNALYSASKAGLKSLADTLRQEETGKVRVTSIYPGRVDTPMQERLHAFNAARLRTEGIMATPAYRAADHMAPQSVAAAVRLAVNTPMDAVVEDLAIRPAGML